The Solanum pennellii chromosome 7, SPENNV200 DNA segment attattagatTGCTGTTGCAAACTGATGTGATATAATGCAATTATTACTATGatgtctatgtatacttcaaagcaaacaaaagttttatgtttttcGCAAAAATTAATCTATACGATGCAATGAgtacgtatgtaggcttgtctatgacctccgagaggtcaacgacgccggttttGGCTAGGATCTAGACCCCGGTCATGACAAACATAGTATCAGAGCATTTGGTTTAATTCTAAGGATAATAATgctcacatcaaccacatcggGTAGTTTCTATGtaatggtagtgaagtgcactaGTACCATGAATTAGAGACAGCATGATGTGTAggaaatttcccttcttctgatcttatcgtgctttcCTTAATGTCtaatttcttggtgttatgagcgtatctaacattgattcttattttttttaagaaaataaaaacaaaggtAAATGCTAGTCGGGGAAGAGTAGGAGAAGCTGCTGGGGGAAACCAAGTTCCACCATAGGCTCAAGCTGCAGGAGTtgccatgccagttaacccaactgggttgacagatgCAGAGGTGCAGACTGCTTTGGGACAGATGGCTCAAGCCATCACTGTGTAGGCTCAGGCTATGACGGCCCAGGCCAACAGACATGAGGTTCAGCGGGAGAACATACCAACCCACAACATAAAGAACAGGTTACGAGATTTTacgagaatgaatcctccaatcTTTACAGGATCCATGCCTGTAGAGGATCCTCATGAGTTCGTGAAGGAGGTCCTGAAGATTCTGGTGGCAATGGGGGCCACGGAGATCGAGAAAGTTGAGCTGGCTTCGTACCAGCTAAAGGATGTTACACAAGCTTGctgcaagatgtggcaggatagcagAGTGTTGGGCGGAGGTCTTATCACATGGGAGTTGTTTAAGACGGTCTTTCTAGAGAggttcttccctagagagatgagagagGCTATGGTTGATGAGTTTATCAACTTTAAGCAGGGCTCGATGActgtcagggagtattccctaaaattcataaaattgtcCATGTATGGCACTTCCTTTTTGTCGAACAGCAGGGACGAGATGAGTAGGTTCCTTAAAGGAATCTCAGAGGActtggaggaggagtgtcgggaTGCGATGCTACATGATAGCAtggacttgtccacattgatggTTCATGTCCAGCAGGTTGAAAACAACAGGAAGAAGAGGAGAGTCCGTCAGGTCAGGAGACGTAACCCTTCTAACCAGAAAGTTTCCAGCAGTGGTGGTGGCAGGAGCACTTTCTGAGTTCCTGATCAGACCAGATTTAAGAAAGGGCATTAGTGTTAAGGGAACTCTAACTCTTAGAGGAGTGCAACACCCAGATGAGGCATACTTGAacccaagaagggcaatggaggttATGTGCAACGTCCTTGAAAGGAATGTGGCAAGTGTGGCCGTATTCACAACGGAGAGTGAGACTAGGCACAAATGCTTGCTTCGTTTGCGAAAAGAATGGACATATGGTCAGGGACTGTCCACAAGATagaggtcaggctggaggtaatgctaagcctaggcctaatccccAGAATGCTGCtgcagccgagcctcctaagaggaacaaaTTCTAAGCcttgaagggcagggaggagtagGAGAAGtctgctgatgtggtcacaggtatgctgcaagatTTCTCAACCTCTttttatgatttacttgatccagggacTACGTTTTCTTTTGTGACTCCCTTGCTTTCTATTACTTTTTAAACACTACCTGAGGTTTTGCATGATCCCATCATAGTTAGTACTCCCTTGTGAGAAAATGTAAGAGGTGATAGGGTTCATAAAGACTGCCCAATAGTAGTATGTGGAAAGACTATCTGTGCAGACCTTGTTGAATTACCCATGAATGACTTTGATATTATACATGGTATGGACTTGCTCCATAAATGTTATTCCTTCATGGATTGCCGTAATAGGGTTGTGAGATTACGTTTCCCTAATGAAATAGATctggtctgggaggggtacaatttgAGTCGTTCAAGTCCCTTGATTTCAAACCTAAAagctaataaaatgatgtcccAGGGATTGTTATGCCATCTTATAAGTGTCAATTATCTAGATCATAACATTCCTTCCAATGACTctgtgcctgtagtgaatgagctCCCAGATGTTTTCCCCAATGATTTGCTTGGAGTCCCTACCCCTCGAgagattgattttggtattgacctAGATCTGTATACCAAAACCAATTTAAATTCCTCCCTACaaaatggctccagctgaacttAGAGATTTGACGCAGCAGTTAAAAGATCTTactgataagggcttcatccagcCGAGCATATTCGCTTAGGGCGCTCCAaagttgtttgtgaaaaagaaagatggaaccttaggatgtgtatcgattatcgatATCtaaacaaagtcactataaagaacaagtatccacttcccagaatagatgacttatttgatcagctCCAAGGGTCGAGTTTCTTCTGGAAGATTGATCTTCTTTCCGGGTATCAtaagcttagggttagggatgaagatatcccaaagacaacctttcgtaccctttatgatcattttgagttcttagtcatgtcatttggtctaactaatgcACCTGCtacatttatggacctcatgaaccGAGTCTTTTGTGAATACCTTGATTATTTCATCATAGTATTCACTGAAGACATCCTCATCTACTCTAAAACAAAGGAAGATCATGAAcatcatttgagactaaccttttAAGTACTTAGACACCATCATTTGTATGCCAAGTtaagcaagtgtgaattctggcttagatcaatgactttcctgggtcatgttgtgtctaATCAGGGTGTGCAGGTggaccccaggaagactgaggctgttaagaactggccaaggACTCTTACTCTCATCGATATCCGTAGCTTTCTGGGATCGGCTGGTtgttcgtggagggtttttcttccattgcttccaACTAAcaactttgactaagaagaaagcCAAGTTCGAATGggcggagacttgtgagaagagtttccaggagctcaacgATAGACTTACTTCAACCCAGTGCTTACGTTGCCTAAATTTGGTGAGAGTAAAgatatttattgtgatgcatctagggttggtttgggttgtgttcttatgcaacatggtaaggtgatagtcTATGCAtccagacaactcaaggttcatgagaagaattatccctcTCATGGCCTGGACTTAGCAGCTATGGTATTTGCATTCAAGCTGTGGAGGTATTACTTTTACGGGGTGAATGTGGATGTTCTCaaagaccacaagagtctccagtacgtgttcacacagagggagttgaatctacgtcagcggagatggttaaagttgttgaaggactatgacatgagtgtccactaccatccaagGAAGGAAAAtattgtagctgatgctttgagcatgTTGAGCATGAGGAGTACAACCCACATTGATGATGGGAAGAATGAGTTGGTGAAGGATGTACAtagactggccagactgggtgtgcggttgattgactctactagtgggagtgtttcagttcatcctagttctgtatcatccttggtagttgaaaTCAAGAAGGTtcaacatcttgatcctgtgttaaTGGATTTGAAGGACTCAGTGCTAATAAAGATGAATGATTCCTTTCCTTTGGGATGTGACATCATACTTAGGTAAAAGGACATGTTGTGTGTActagatgtggatgatttgcggatcACGAtattgcagaggcccatggttccacgTTTTCGATACATCCacgttccaccaagatgtatcattaCCTCAaacagatctattggtgggatggcatgaagaaggacattgttgAATATGTGGCTAGGTGTCTTAATTGTCTGCAGGTTAAGGCGGAGCACCTTAAGCTTGGTGGTATCACTCATAtgattgaggttccgacttggaaatgggaggcaATTAACATGGACTTCTTagttggtcttccgaggactaggaAACATCATGACTCCATAtaggttattgtggataggatGGCTAAGTCGTCCCACTTTattcctgtgaagtctacttacagtcCGAGGATTATGTGAGACTCTACATTGAAGAGATTGTGAGGTTTCACGAAATTCTTTTGTCTATCATTTTGGATAGACGAGCTCAGTTCACTTCgcatttctggagatccttccaTAAGAGCTCAGGTACgcaggtaaagcttagtactgcTTTCCATCCTCAGACACATGGGCAGGAAGAGCGCACCATTCATACATTAGAGGAGATGTTtagggcgtgtgtgattgacttcagaggtagttgggacgaccatctgccattgatagagttctcgtataataacaaCTATCACTCTAACATTTtaggatggcaccgtttgaggcactatatggtaggaggtgtaggtctccagtttgGTGGTTCAAGGTTGGAGAATCATCCATTTTTGGTCCAGAGATcgttcatgaggccttagagaaggtcagggtgattaTGGACAGGTTTTCTATTTCTTACAGTCAGAGGTACGTTGGGCCATACAAGATtctacagcgtgtgggtgaggtggcgtGTGAGTTGGCTTTGCCTATGGAGCTAGCTTTTGTTCATCCagtatttcatgtctctatgttaaagaagagCCTTGGTGATCCACCATTGATTCTGCATGtagaaggtttgggggttgatgaagacttgtcgtATGAGTAGTTTcttgttgagattttagatcAGCAGGTGAAGCGGCTGAGAAACAAGGAGGCTTCCATAGTGAAGGtattatggaggaaccatcttgttgagggtctACGTGGGAGGCGGAGGACGATATGAAATCCCGCTATTCTTATCTTTTCatctcttgaggttagactttgTACTCTTAAGGCTAAGTTCTTATATCTCCTCtattctttgttgctattgcttgactgtgtatagtttttatgttatgttattGCTGGAATTGTGCTAGATGATTAAAAGTGTCATTCGggaatgaatgttcctaagggggtgataatgtaacaacccgaaaatgactatgctaagtaatgcctaaACGTAACTAAAATTTCTAGATTAGACTGGATTCACACGAAAAGATGTGTGTGGAACAAGACCTCTGAACCCATGTACCGGCCAagtcaactaacttggtgagtcaCTTGAGCTAGGCAAGTTTGGTCccgccatgtagggcaccccaatattaagattcacccggATAATTATTAATCGGACTTTGGAGGGGTAAtattaggtttggagggtctagggataaaatggcCTTTTCCAGGCTaggggtagtatcataattaccaaaagtatttaattaattaatgaatgaatgaatatagTGGACAATTCGGGTAGGGTTGACCCGAATTGGCCCATTTTTGCGAGATgagctccacccgggttcgatccttggtggaagcatTATCAAGTTGAATTAGTTGgtatttaacttgattatttaagtaagggaaaatcagattttttttaatttgaaagattcctagtttgactaattcttCAACTAAAATTTCTACTCCTAAACTTACTCTCACATCTCTCCACTCTCTTTCTCACGCCTATGCACTCTCTTtctcacgctcatcatcagtaaacaaaacaaaaaaaccaaaaaaaagagttcatcactcttgaagaacttgtacgataaaacacaaaagaaaaactaaacttaaaatgaaaatcgaaaatatttttaaaaacagttTGCGCGTGAGGTTTCATTGGAGAAGCATTGGTTTTTTTGTGGGAGTTGGCAGCACTTGAGATCAGGTTTGAAAGGTGTTAAACGACAAAaaatgtatgggttttcttcctcttggtccctttcccaagagacccctaagattCAGTCGAATTCTAATTAGAAAAACGAGGAATGTTCCCCTTTGCATGTCCCTTTAACTAGCTCCCGTCGAttgttgtaggttgggtatgttttctGGTAGATTTTAGGAATGTAAcgtgtttttgtgatgattatgttcatgtatgtatgttcgaAATAACGTGATGATAAACGTGTGCAGTGTGTGTGTGTGGCCGTGACTCTTGGTCTCTAATTGGAGCATGAAAATGGTACGAATTTGAGTATGAAAATGGTATGTTAAATCCttgtgtttttgtataaaattactTGGAAAATTTATGCAATAATGTATAAATGTCCAATAAATTGTCATAAAAATCTAAAGTACAAAGGATTGAGAAAAACAGACTGGAACGATgaacaaatttcaagaaatctggaaatttggtctTGGCTAAGCATGgcttaaatattttgttaatttttttttaaaattttttaggtGTGAGGTCATTAGGGATTGAACAcaagacctcaccatatgcAAGCAActgaaattttataataaaagtgAGGTTAGGAGGAATCGACCTTGGGTCTTAGGCGAGTAAGAGaacttcaaaaataaattaaaagaaatgaggCACATGGGATTCGAACCCTTGTGTCGTTGGCCGAAATTAAAATCAGTCCTTGcaagactaaaaataaataaaatgaggtggGTGGGGATCGAATCCACAACCTCTCATATAGGTGAGAAAATTAGGAGAAAagctaaagaaaaataaaatgaggtttgTGGGGGATTGATTGCACACCCTCTTggtatcaaaagaaaaattagagaaaagaaagaaaaaaaagggaagtgCAGGTGCTGGGGATCGACCTGGGGTTCCCCTATGCcgaaattttaaatcaaaattaatacatgattaagtgttgctcaagggatttgaaatcgggttcccttgcccaactccgtattgatacataagtcttccgtgaataaatatttaatgaatgcttccCATAGGGATCGAACTCAAGACCTtcgcatacttacaagatgcctatgtcttgtaccacataatcttgggtaagtgtgagtcacttagacaaattataaATGAACTCTCATGGCTTGTACGTCTGCGTTCATAAATTCAGCGTacatttagaaataaatgaacctaagatatatgtGATTAAATGATGTGACCCCAGGAGggtaagtaagagtgtgaaacccactaaaaggccaagtgcattggcatatgacgaaatgaacattaaCGTAAAAGGGTGATTAATTATGAAGACATAATATGTTAATGTTAattaatgtggtgacaacatgataagggGCTAATATTAAAGtcgagatcaatctcaaatgagcctaagtaaatgttaccaaaaaatcgtactcacatatgagagtgtaagactaataaagagaccagtctctaagaACACTCTAATGacagtattgagattaatgcacacttaatactaatgatgagatgagaaatcatctaatgagcaatgattacctcattctagaagccaacttctatgatgtgtgagatgaatgtaatgaaaatttattcGGAGAACCGATAGGCTATCTATGAGTCGCGATTCCTTCTCttgggaaggcagaggttcgtgtaaatatcatgagatgagattgtccatttaggcgggtatgggtctccttatatctcctagtctttgaacctatgcagcCAACACAAtgttctagcagggttcaattccctatatacgctagcatgttttggtttcactttggccggtgattccacctctttttggtgtgggtagacactggatgtcatggagctcacatgatctatgttaattaaagttaaagttcccaaagaaagaatgagtccAGCCTCAAGTAATGCACACAATGTAATGAATTATACAAAATGTATTTgtataggataatcaaaaggtgaagtagattcaagtaatgaaaCTAGGTCGTTCTTGGtcattgtacagtgaactcgatgaaagtcttaaactaaatcctaggtatatgaatgaatgaaaatgaagtacgtataaatgaatgaagtagactcaGTGTTT contains these protein-coding regions:
- the LOC114077987 gene encoding uncharacterized protein LOC114077987, with the protein product MNPPIFTGSMPVEDPHEFVKEVLKILVAMGATEIEKVELASYQLKDVTQACCKMWQDSRVLGGGLITWELFKTVFLERFFPREMREAMVDEFINFKQGSMTVREYSLKFIKLSMYGTSFLSNSRDEMSRFLKGISEDLEEECRDAMLHDSMDLSTLMVHVQQVENNRKKRRVRQVRRRNPSNQKVSSSGGGRSTF